tgaatgttttagtgggaactaaatgcgatatcggaaaggggtacaaattatttccaaagcaggacccccacccagacatacaatactagtacacagctcatgaaaaacaatatgttgtgttactgtcattgtaagtgggccaaaacacttattttagaaaataatcccatgaaaattactgctgtcatttgattataataataaaacactgaacttggtatttagtcaggtttgggacaggtgcgcTGTAGGTGTGGCctcagtgtgcacatctaagttaaagtaccaatgattgtcacacactaggtgtggtgaaatttgtcctatgcatttgacccatcaaatgtttgttcagcccctgggaggtgaggggagcagtgagcagcagcagtgccatgctcgggaatcatttttggtgatttaacccccaattccaacccttgatgctgagtgccaagcagggaggtaatggctcccatttttatagtctttggtatgactcggccggggtttgaactcacaacctaccgatctcagggcggacactctaaccactaggccactgagtaggtccacgcatatggaaaattagagggaacattgtttgggggtatccataatacgccgatagggagaagtttttatttacacgatgagtcgggtgtgtcctgaccttcgcggtggaggctccgccgaactcctgaggccgactcaccgaacccttagggctcgatcgaacccaggttaagaaccactggtccagAGTCCAGCCTGCGCCCTGTCAAAGCTCATtctacacacattattgtatgaaCAAGTAGACTCATTGTTTCACTACTTTAACTCTCTCACTATTCtcagaaaaaaagtttttaatgttACAAACCacacaaaacaagtcaaatgttgaattataataatcaattaacagcagtcatttttattataatattttgtaGTATAAATGATATGAAAAATATCTTGTTTTAATGAGCTGtacaagatggcgccgctgtagtggctgctggtggcaggagctctgtgctcttgtgtcatccttttgtgttccggatgtttccctcttcttttcatgtgggcttgtttttgccttttggggCTGTGTGACAAGGGCTGGCACTTtcatgacttctgcggtgcttttttgtgaactcctggatctgcctcccgggagccttttggccatggagaccagctgctgggtctctgccacaccagagtccgtttggagagactggaggagatgtggatgaagagacatggctgcggagctggtgctgagcgCCGGGAAGGACaaacttcacagtgtcttggctgaatgaacaggtatcggacacctcggtctccttggacgtatcctcgctcatccatgcagaccaggacactggccgagagttagtgggcggccgagggtggagtcggctctcttggttgctttgttgggtctgctcctgtctctggccatgctccgcccaccccagcagacgatgtgtAGAACACCACAGagtgtatatgtttgttttttgttgttgttgttttacttttgaggctgtgtgtagaagtggctggttgcatcagctctgctcttttaatgtctttaatgtcctttgtggtctttgacgtttccctcttacacacatgcttatttgtgctatggctatgagtttttttcccttggcctcagtctggaccccctctccaggggcccaggtttacactgattttttttttctcactccccagcgtttacctgtttctcaccttttttttaagaggcgccggaagttggcagacccttcagtgatcctgttctgtctctctgtaatgtttgatcctgttctgtctccctgtaatgtttgtctgctcttcaatgggattgtgctgaaaatctgtatttcccctcagggattattaaagtcATTCTGATTGTGATTCTGTATGTGGTATGTCTGGCTGGGTGTCCTACTGTGTAGAATGTGAGACATGtaaccctttcagagatcacattttgttccccttcaaacattcacatttttcacAATGAGATGTGCGCTGTTGcacaagcatgggataaagtgtgtaactttttgtctgtaaaatacatcattGCAGCGTTGTTTTAATTAGCATGTATGTAATCTAGGAACAGCATTTCATAATTAATatccaaaaccccaaaccagtgaagttggcacattgtgtaaatggtaaataaaaacagaatgcgatgatttgcaaatccttttcaacttatattcatttgaatagactgcaaagactagatatttcatgttcgaactgagaaacttttttttttttttttaaataatcatgaactttgaatttaatggcagcaacacattgcaaaaaagttgtcagaggggcatttttaccactgtgttacatagcctttccttttaataacactcagtaaacgtttgggaactgaagagacacatttttgaagcttctcaggtggaattctttcccattcttgcttgatgtacagcttaagttgttcaacagtccgggggtctcccttctgctattttaggcttcataatgcgccacacattttcaatgggagacaggtctggactacagacaggctagtctagtacccgcactcttttactatgaagccacgttgatgtaacacgtggcttggcattgtcttgctgaaataagcaggggcgtccatgataacgttgcttggatggcaacatgtgttgctccaaaacctgtatgatgccttcacagatgtctaagttacccatgtcttgggcactaatacacccccataccatcacacatgctggcttttgaactttgcaccgagaataatccggatggttcttttcctctttgttccggaggacgcgacatccacagtttccaatttgaagtgtggactcgtcagaccacagcacacttttccactttgtatcagtccatcttagatgagctcgggcccagcgaagccggcggcgtttctgggtgttgttgataaatgactttcactttgcatagtagagttttaacttgcacttacagatgtagcaaccaactgtagttactgacagtggttttctgaagtgttcctgagcccatgtggtgacatcctttacacactgatgccgctttttgatgcagtaccacctgagggatcgaaggtcacggggattcaatgttggttttcagccttgctgcttacgtgcagtgatttccccagattctctgaacattttgatgatgttacagaccttagatcaggggtgctcaatacgtcgatcgcgatctaccagtcgatcgcgatctaccagtcgatcgcaaaggtagtattggtagatcgcattacattataaaaaaaaaatttttattttttttatttattttttatgtactgcaaaaaaaaaatttttatgtaATGCAAATTCACGCCAGCCTATCATCCACCCCGTCTTTTGATTGATAAACAGGGCAGCCAGTCAGATGACATCTTCGTTTTCCTGACACTTAGGTcactgcgcatgcgcaaacaacggcgctcagtgcagcaaagctaacaagcttgtcagcgagttaccgccaattttcagccttcggtttttttctttttctcttaagtgtataaaaatgagtgggggagctggaccaagtaagaagacaaaaacgtatcactttcatacggaatgggaggaggacttttttttcatgATGACATTTTCGAAGTGCGTTTGCCTCATCTGCCAATCTGCCATCGCAATTCCAAAGAAGCGAAATGTGGAGCGGCATTTTCGGACTATTCATGGCAAATACGACACCGACTTCCCGCTGAAAAGCGAGCTGAGAAAGAGAAAGGTGAAGGAACTGAAATCCCAGTTGTCCGGACAGCAGTCCTTTTTCACACAAACTTCAAAAGCGAAAGTCGCCACCGAAGCATCATTCCGGGTGAGTCACATCATCGTTAAAAACAAGAAGTCCTTCCAAGACGGAGAGATGGTAAAGGAGGCATTCGTTGAAGCAGCTGACTCATTGTTCCGAGACTTTAAAAATAAGGCAGAAATATTATCTTCGATCAAAGCTCTCCAGTTGTCAAGATGTACAGTTACACGGCGCTGTGAAGCCATGGCTGAGGATTTAACCCAGCAACTTTGGACGGACATCGGAGATTGCGAGTGTTTCTCACTGCAGTTGGACGAATCTACGGACGTGAGTGACACAGCCCAGATGTGCATTTTCATCCGTATGGTGTTTAGTGATATCACTACAAAAGAAGAGCTACTAACATTACTGCCCATGAAAGAACAGACGCGAGGAGAGGACATATTTCAGTCGTTTAAAAACTTTGTGGAGAAAACTCAGCTCCCAGTGTACAAACTGATGTCTATCACCACGGATGGAGCTCCCGCAATGGTTGGCCGCTTGAATGGATTCATTGCCAAGTGCAGGCAGGACGATGATTTCCCGGACTTCCTAAATTACCATTGCATAATCCACCAACAAGCGTTATGCGCTAAAATGCTCAACAGGAAGGAGATCATGGATGTTGCAATGAAGATCGCCTGTTCTAATCGCGCCAGATCTCTTCAAAGACGGTTATTTCGTGCACATCTGGAGAAGGCTGACTGCGACCACTCTGAGTTGTTGCTGCACACTGACGTGAGATGGCTTAGTCGAGGGAAATTCCTGCAAAGATTTCGAGAG
The DNA window shown above is from Nerophis lumbriciformis linkage group LG38, RoL_Nlum_v2.1, whole genome shotgun sequence and carries:
- the LOC140677612 gene encoding general transcription factor II-I repeat domain-containing protein 2-like → MTFSKCVCLICQSAIAIPKKRNVERHFRTIHGKYDTDFPLKSELRKRKVKELKSQLSGQQSFFTQTSKAKVATEASFRVSHIIVKNKKSFQDGEMVKEAFVEAADSLFRDFKNKAEILSSIKALQLSRCTVTRRCEAMAEDLTQQLWTDIGDCECFSLQLDESTDVSDTAQMCIFIRMVFSDITTKEELLTLLPMKEQTRGEDIFQSFKNFVEKTQLPVYKLMSITTDGAPAMVGRLNGFIAKCRQDDDFPDFLNYHCIIHQQALCAKMLNRKEIMDVAMKIACSNRARSLQRRLFRAHLEKADCDHSELLLHTDVRWLSRGKFLQRFRELCPEIKEFFRVAAGHAEYTQLNDGQWLLDLTFLTDLTNMLNDLNLELQGKDKTVINMISSVNAFKRKMKHLSSKLQRHDLANFQNLASELEMQGKACVQLDSARYTEQIDNCLSEFDKRFQDFSLLEPVATFMCYPFREDAEVDSLASQIATLFHLNSSGVEDEILTLQADIELKSRAHGQFWNLLTEVKYPNIRKCATSLTALFGSTYLCESAFSQMKIIKSKYRSTMTDEHLEVCLRLAVSSYCPDYASLTDSIQCKSSE